GGGCAGGGTGATCACTCCAGGGGAGATGAAGGTTGCTCCTCCCTGACGAAGATGTTCTGCAGCCTGCTCAATATTTGTAACCTGAAGAATAGTGGCCCAGTGCCACAGGTCATCTGCTTTGCTATCGAGGGGAATGGGGCGACCGTTGGTGGGAGCTAAATAATCTAAGAACTCAACACCAGAACCCGTGGGGGCTTTGAGGCCACTAATTAGGAGTCTGGCCCCAAAAACATTATTGAGGTGTTCCTGTTCTGTTCCAAAGTTTTCGCTATGGCCTAAGAGTTCTAAACCCAGAAGATTTTCATAAAATTTACGGTTAACTTGGGTATTGGAAATTGCGATCGCAGTGTGATCAATTCCCAAAAACAGCTCCTTCGTCGGCTCTTGCCAACGTGGATCCCCTTTATCGGGTGGGAAGAAAATAATTTCTAAGTTGTGGCCATCCGGGTCCCGAAAATAAAACGCTTCAATCCCTGCTGCTGCCGGAATAGAGTCTGGGAATCTTTGGGGACCTGTCGAAGCATGCTGAACCTTATGTTGCCGCAGATGCTTATAGGCCGCATCCATATCCCGCACTACAATTGCAATATGTTGAAACCAGAGATCGTTACTGCGGGAATCAACAGGAATGGGACGACCCCCAGGTGTTAGATAGTCAATTAGCTCAATGCTTTCACGCCCCAACTGCAATTGAACAACCCGCATTCGCAAACCAAAAACTCCTTGCAACCGTTCATACTCCGTCCC
The genomic region above belongs to Acaryochloris sp. CCMEE 5410 and contains:
- a CDS encoding VOC family protein — protein: MSAACSQEFWGLFVDSISGKSWNTLERFTFIILDSATMLIKKSVFYTSLILGLLVGQVARLHPPVLSQAVLEKTTAAPQLLQPAAQKNLVAVKGVSLTVSDMDQALAFYTKVLPFKKVSDTEVMGTEYERLQGVFGLRMRVVQLQLGRESIELIDYLTPGGRPIPVDSRSNDLWFQHIAIVVRDMDAAYKHLRQHKVQHASTGPQRFPDSIPAAAGIEAFYFRDPDGHNLEIIFFPPDKGDPRWQEPTKELFLGIDHTAIAISNTQVNRKFYENLLGLELLGHSENFGTEQEHLNNVFGARLLISGLKAPTGSGVEFLDYLAPTNGRPIPLDSKADDLWHWATILQVTNIEQAAEHLRQGGATFISPGVITLPPNKLGFRKGFLVKDPDGHVLRVVQL